CCTTTAGTTAAATCCCCGGGGATTTATTCCCCCTTGGGTACAATATGAAACTTCGTGATCTCATTTTTCGATAAAAATCGCATGGGCGGACCCCAAACCCCGGTGCCGGGACTGGTGTATATATGGGAATTCTTTCGATTATACAGTCCCTTGGAGTACCGAAAGTAAAAGGGGATGATCCATTCCAAAGGGGGAATCTGTCCGCTGTGGGTATGTCCCGAAAGCTGAAGGTCGATGCCCTGGTCCACGGCCTGAGAAAACCGCTCCGGCTGGTGAAGCAGTAACACGGAGTAGCGATCCGGGTCCACGTCCCTTAAAATTTCCTTAAGATCGATCGGGGTTTCCAGGTATTTTTCCACGGTAAGATCGTCCACACCATAGATTTCCAGGTGGTTAGAGATTGTCACCCCCTCGTTACGTAAAGGAGTCAGTCCGCTCTCCTTGACAAATCGGTGATAATCCTTTAATCCGCTGTAAATCTCGTGATTCCCCATGATGGCATATTTCCCCCTAAGGGCCCGCAGCCCCTTGAGTATCGGCATGAAACTCTGAATGCTGTCCCGGTTGCCATCGATTAAATCCCCGGTGATCACAATGTAATCCGAGTTCAGCCCATTGGCTATTTCCACGGTTTTTTCCAGCCATTTTTTCGAAGTCAGCATTCCGATATGCATATCCGTCAGCTGGGTAATGGTAACCCCCTGGGAGGCCTCCGTGATTTTCGATGTAGGGATGGTGACCTCCCGAACAATCGGCACACTGGTTCCATTATAAAAAGAATAGGCGGTGATCAGCACCGTAACGATTAAAGCAATCACCGTGGATCGACTCATATCAAAATTCATAACCAAAGAGGCCAGGTCCCGGATCAAAAATACGGAAATTGCCATGGACAGGATCCCCAGCCAAAAGTTTCCCAGGTAGGCGATGTTTCGAATATAGGGCTTTTTTCGAAGAAACATACCGAAAATAAAAAAGGAACCGATCACAAGAAATGCCCCCCTCAAAAGCCAAAGGAGAGGTTCCGGAACTTCCAGCCCCCGGATACTCCCCCGATATACATAATAATTCATTCCCAAGTAAAGAGCGGTAAAGAACAACCCCATTGCTGCGATGTTAAGTTTTTTGCCCATTATGTTTCCACCTTTTTTGAATTTTTCTATTTCAAAATTCATTTTTTGCCGGTAAATCCCCATCTGCTTTTACTAAATTCCCCGGCCCTTCGCTCTCTTTATCATACCCTTTCCTCCCGGGATTGAAACGAAAAAAACGAAAAGAAGTCCAAAGACTCCCGCCCTTGCTACTCGGAGGTCTTTAGACTTTTTTTGTCTTTGCTCAAACTTTTTTATTTTTGCTCAAACTTCTTTGTCTTTGCTCAAACTTCTTCGGCACTTTGTCCCCTTTGTTCTGCTTTCCTTTACCGGGCAATGTCCCTGCGAAAGGTTTTCCCGGGAAATTCGATTTTTTGAACATTTTCATAGGCTCTTTTTCGGGCTTTTTCCAGGGTTTCATCCAGGGAGGTGACCCCCAGTACCCGACCCCCGGCGGTTAAAAGACGCCCCTGTTCCCTCTTGGTTCCTCCGTGGAATACCCTTGTCCGATCATCGATGTTTTCCAGTCCTTGAATTTCCTTCCCCTTTTCATAGGCTTCAGGATAACCCTCGGATGCCAGAATCACACAGACCGCTTTTTCCGCCTTCCACTGAATATCCACCTTCTCCAGGGAACCCGCCTCCAAAGCATTGAAAATTTCCACCAGGTCTGTATCCAGCCGGGTTAAAATCACCTGGGTTTCCGGGTCTCCGAAACGCACGTTATACTCCAGAACCTTGGGCCCCTCGTCGGTGATCATAATGCCGATGAAAATAATTCCCCGGTAATCCATTTTTTCCTGTTGAATCCCCTTTAGGGTCGGTGCTAATATTTCTTCCCGGACCCGAGCCTCCACGTCCTCGGTATAGGCTTCATTGGGGGAGTAGGTTCCCATCCCTCCGGTGTTCAGGCCCCGGTCCCCTTCTCCGATGCGCTTATAATCCCGGGAGCTTACCATGGGGGTCATGGTCTTTCCGTCCACAAAGGCGATTACCGAAGTTTCCCTACCGGTTAAAAATTCTTCAATCACCACTTGGTCCCCGGCGTCCCCGAAGTCCCGATCCTTTAAAATCTTTTTCAGGCCGGCCTCCGCCTCTTTCCTGGATTCACAGATCAACACCCCTTTTCCCGCCGCCAAACCGTCGGCCTTTAACACCAGGGGATATTGATATTCTTCGATGATTTCCAGGGCTTTGTTGTAATCCCCGGTTTTATGGGATTTTGCCGTGGGGATTTTGTAGCGCTCCATAAAATCCTTAGAAAAAGCCTTGCTGCCTTCAAGCACCGCCCCTTTTTTATCCGGTGCGATAATCCTAAGGCCCTCCCGGCGAAAAAGATCCCCGATCCCTTGTACCAGGGGATCCTCAGGACCTACCACGGTCAAGTCCACCCTTTCGTTCTTTGCAAAGTCCAAAAGCCCCTGCAGATCCCCGTGAGAGAGGTCCACCAATTCTCCCAGCTCCTCCATCCCCGGATTTCCCGGAGCGATAAACAGCTTTTGGACCAAGGGACTCTCCTTTATTTTCCAAGCCAGGGCATGCTCCCGGCCGCCGCTTCCGATCAAAAGAACTTTCATATCCTCACCTCGTTTTTAGTGTTTAAAATGGCGCATCCCGGTAAATACCATACTGATTCCATAACGGTCGCAGCACTGAATGGAATCTTCATCCTTTAGGGACCCTCCCGGTTGAATAATAGCGGAGATTCCCTGCTCTTTTGCCTTCATTACGCAGTCGTCGAAGGGAAAGAAGGCGTCGGAGGCCAGCACACTGCCGGCAAGGTCATGTTCCACGTTTCGAATGGCGTTATCCAGGGCCCAGATCCGACTGGTCTGTCCCGGTCCGATGGCCAGGGTCTGCTGATCCTTGGCAATCACCACACCGTTGCTTTTCACGTGCTTTGCCACTTTATAGGCAAACTCCAGATCTTTCATTTCTTCATCTCCGGGGGCTTTTTCCGTTACGATTTTACTATCCGAAATCAAATCCCGGTCCTTATCCTGAACCAACAGGCCGCCGGAGACTTTTTTGATATCCATACCCCGTTCCCGTTGTAAAATATCCGGGAGCTGGAGAATCCGAAGATTCTTTTTAGTCTTAAAAACCTCCAGGGCTTCCCGGCTAAAGCCCGGGGCCACTACCACTTCCAGGAAGATCTCTTCCATTTCCCTGGCGGTACTTTCGTCCACCTCCCGGTTTAAGGCCACGATGCCTCCGAAGATCGACTTCGGATCCGCGGCGTAACACTTTTCAAAAGCCTTTTCGATGGTCTCGTTACTGGCCACTCCGCAGGGGTTGGTATGTTTTACCGCCACCGCCGTGGGCTTCTCAAATTCCTTTAACAGCTCCAAGGCCCCCTGGGTATCGTTTAAGTTGTTAAAGGAAAGGGCTTTACCCTGTAGCTGCTCTGCATGGACCAGACTTCCGGGCACATTTCCCGCTTCCCGGTAAAAGGCCGCTTTTTGATGGGGATTCTCGCCGTAGCGAAGGTCCATCACCTTTTCATAGGGAAGGGTCAGCTTTTCGGGAAAGGCGAAGTCTTCAGGATAGGCTTTATCAGCCTTATGGGTACTGTCGGCTTCATCCCCTTGATCGGTTTCACCGGCGGCCATTCCTTTTTCGGTATTGCC
The window above is part of the Isachenkonia alkalipeptolytica genome. Proteins encoded here:
- a CDS encoding metallophosphoesterase, which produces MGKKLNIAAMGLFFTALYLGMNYYVYRGSIRGLEVPEPLLWLLRGAFLVIGSFFIFGMFLRKKPYIRNIAYLGNFWLGILSMAISVFLIRDLASLVMNFDMSRSTVIALIVTVLITAYSFYNGTSVPIVREVTIPTSKITEASQGVTITQLTDMHIGMLTSKKWLEKTVEIANGLNSDYIVITGDLIDGNRDSIQSFMPILKGLRALRGKYAIMGNHEIYSGLKDYHRFVKESGLTPLRNEGVTISNHLEIYGVDDLTVEKYLETPIDLKEILRDVDPDRYSVLLLHQPERFSQAVDQGIDLQLSGHTHSGQIPPLEWIIPFYFRYSKGLYNRKNSHIYTSPGTGVWGPPMRFLSKNEITKFHIVPKGE
- the purD gene encoding phosphoribosylamine--glycine ligase, giving the protein MKVLLIGSGGREHALAWKIKESPLVQKLFIAPGNPGMEELGELVDLSHGDLQGLLDFAKNERVDLTVVGPEDPLVQGIGDLFRREGLRIIAPDKKGAVLEGSKAFSKDFMERYKIPTAKSHKTGDYNKALEIIEEYQYPLVLKADGLAAGKGVLICESRKEAEAGLKKILKDRDFGDAGDQVVIEEFLTGRETSVIAFVDGKTMTPMVSSRDYKRIGEGDRGLNTGGMGTYSPNEAYTEDVEARVREEILAPTLKGIQQEKMDYRGIIFIGIMITDEGPKVLEYNVRFGDPETQVILTRLDTDLVEIFNALEAGSLEKVDIQWKAEKAVCVILASEGYPEAYEKGKEIQGLENIDDRTRVFHGGTKREQGRLLTAGGRVLGVTSLDETLEKARKRAYENVQKIEFPGKTFRRDIAR
- the purH gene encoding bifunctional phosphoribosylaminoimidazolecarboxamide formyltransferase/IMP cyclohydrolase, whose product is MKRALISVSDKDGILDFARGLSKEGIEILSTGGTAKLLREGGLTVKDVSEVTGFPECLDGRVKTLHPKVHGGILAKRGDEDHQKTLKDLEIDAIDLVVINLYPFKETIAKEAVSLEEAIENIDIGGPTMLRSAAKNFEDVTVVTDRRDYDRVLKEIQKRGDTSLVTRYELALKVFRETAYYDGLIAEHLGKNMKKHLEEHIGKGNTEKGMAAGETDQGDEADSTHKADKAYPEDFAFPEKLTLPYEKVMDLRYGENPHQKAAFYREAGNVPGSLVHAEQLQGKALSFNNLNDTQGALELLKEFEKPTAVAVKHTNPCGVASNETIEKAFEKCYAADPKSIFGGIVALNREVDESTAREMEEIFLEVVVAPGFSREALEVFKTKKNLRILQLPDILQRERGMDIKKVSGGLLVQDKDRDLISDSKIVTEKAPGDEEMKDLEFAYKVAKHVKSNGVVIAKDQQTLAIGPGQTSRIWALDNAIRNVEHDLAGSVLASDAFFPFDDCVMKAKEQGISAIIQPGGSLKDEDSIQCCDRYGISMVFTGMRHFKH